In the genome of Longimicrobium sp., one region contains:
- a CDS encoding serine hydrolase domain-containing protein, whose amino-acid sequence TGDIFGAAFNAHRLELRTTADYLRLYGARGLRFEPGKQWEYSNYGFMLLGAIIERVGGTSYYDRVAARVLAPAGMTATGSAPEDSLVPGRSVGYTRQVVPGQLVSNAPTLPYRGTPAGGGYSTVGDLARFAAALREHRLLDPAHTDLLLAGKVETGPGTRYAYGFVDRVVGSRRFVGHSGGAPGMNGDLAFEPNGGYVVVVLSNLDPPAAGQVMAFVLPRLPASTP is encoded by the coding sequence ACGGGCGACATCTTCGGGGCGGCGTTCAACGCGCACCGGCTGGAACTCCGCACGACGGCGGATTACCTTCGGCTCTACGGCGCGCGCGGCCTGCGGTTCGAGCCGGGAAAGCAGTGGGAGTACAGCAACTACGGCTTCATGCTCCTGGGCGCCATCATCGAGCGGGTGGGCGGGACCAGCTACTACGACCGGGTCGCGGCGCGCGTGCTCGCGCCGGCGGGAATGACGGCCACCGGTTCGGCGCCGGAGGACTCGCTGGTGCCCGGGCGATCGGTCGGCTATACGCGGCAGGTGGTGCCCGGCCAGCTCGTGTCGAACGCGCCGACGCTCCCCTACCGCGGCACGCCCGCGGGGGGCGGGTACTCCACCGTGGGAGACCTGGCGCGCTTCGCCGCCGCGCTCAGGGAGCACCGGCTCCTGGATCCGGCGCACACGGATTTGCTCCTCGCCGGAAAGGTGGAGACCGGCCCGGGAACGCGATACGCCTATGGGTTCGTGGACCGCGTGGTGGGCAGCCGCCGCTTCGTGGGGCACAGCGGGGGCGCGCCGGGGATGAACGGCGACCTTGCGTTCGAGCCGAACGGCGGGTACGTGGTCGTCGTTCTGTCGAACCTGGACCCGCCGGCCGCGGGACAGGTGATGGCCTTCGTCCTCCCCCGCCTGCCGGCCTCCACGCCCTGA